Sequence from the Fundulus heteroclitus isolate FHET01 chromosome 7, MU-UCD_Fhet_4.1, whole genome shotgun sequence genome:
ACGGGTGGAAGCCGCCGTGGTGCCCGCTGCTGCCGTAGATCTCGCTCACCAGCCGCTTCATCTCTTCCAGGGAGTTGCTGAGCATCAGGATGTAGTTTCTCGCCAGCAGCAGAGTGGCGATTTTGGAGAGCTTGCGCACCGACGGTCCGTGCGCGTACGGCATGACCTCCCGCAGCCCGTCCATGGCCACGTTCAGGTCGTGCATCCGTTTCCTCTCGCGGCTGTTGATCTTCAGACGGATGGCCTGGAGCTCGTTCTCCGACAGCAGCTTGCGGTCCTTCTTGGAAGCCATGCGCAGCGCCAGCGCCTCCTCGTCGGCGGCGGAGAGGCCGCGCAGACCGGGGATGTCTGACGGGGAGTCGCTCTGCGTGGAGGACACGGCGCCCGAGAAGCCGTGCACGGACTTCTTTAGGGTGGACAGGAAGATGTCGTCCACCTCCGGGGACGACGGTCTGCTTGAGACCCGGCTCGTGTCTGAATCCATGGTCCTGCTCCTGCGCGGTACTCTGCGACGAGAGAAACTTTTAGGTTACTGCGCTCCAAAACAGAAGAGGATGTTGCCGATTATTTCTGAAACctcatttcaaataaaactgcATAAAGCCTTTATATAACAACGAGGggtttaattaaatatttaaatcaattGCACATTATTCCCTGTTAGGTAGACTTACATTGTGCCTAAATAGCCAATCTGCACGCTGTTCCATCATACGGGTGCACGGAATAAATTAAAGTTGCTTGCAACTCACGCGCATATCAATAATACTTCGCGTGATCACGTTACAAGatacaaataaatcaataaaaaaaacacctaccAAGTTTATCCAAGCGCAATGATGGGGAGTGTCTGCAGTCAAATCCACCTGTTACTCCAAATCGCATCTGACAGCCCATCAGGCGCGCATTCGAGCGGCCGCAGGCTTTTATAGCGCGGCCGGGACGAGCAGAGGCCGGGTCACCGGGACAACGCCGCTTCTGTCCCGGCGGCCTCCCCGCGACCAATCAGAGCCTGGATAGGGGAGGAGGGTGGGAAAGGCacgggggaggaggaggtgatGAGGGGGCGCTTTAGCCTGATGTAATTACCAACACAGAGCCAGTATTAAGTGAAATCTGACACACTCCTGCCAACACATGGCACGCTActgttaaaatgtcttcatgatttaaaaaaaaaaaaaaaaaaaaaaaaaaaaaaactcagaataAGACCCAATAAGcgggaaaaaaaatggtgaaaaaaTTAACTCAGACCGCTTTAGAGAGTAGGGgggaaagttaaaataaaacatttattccagaaacaacaatttcaagCTATAATAATGTATGCtatttaatttttgaaaaatcgtatttatttaacacttaattatatatttatttcttctaaaatgtaactttaataTGCATTTTAGTAGCTATGCCATGAATTGTAATCTTAATAAAAGTACAATATTTGTTGTGTCTTTTGCAAGAAGTGTTCTTGTAATgcgtgcgttttttttttttttatcgaccAAAGTCTAATAATCATCATAACATGTTTCCAGCTTGCAGACCAGTTTTCcgttgttgtgtgttttttttttttccacccgcTGTCGGGCCGGCAGCTGCTGTTTGGGAGCATCTTTAAACGTTAATTAATGAAGTGTGCAAAACTGTCTTTAACCGTCATG
This genomic interval carries:
- the olig2 gene encoding oligodendrocyte transcription factor 2: MDSDTSRVSSRPSSPEVDDIFLSTLKKSVHGFSGAVSSTQSDSPSDIPGLRGLSAADEEALALRMASKKDRKLLSENELQAIRLKINSRERKRMHDLNVAMDGLREVMPYAHGPSVRKLSKIATLLLARNYILMLSNSLEEMKRLVSEIYGSSGHHGGFHPSACGTMTHAGPVPGHPGASHASHPAVHHPLLPPPPSTTSLSAPGISAVTSVRPHHGLLKAPAAGAGPLGSSFQHWGVGTGMPCPCSMCQVPPPHVSSMSSVTMPRLAGDSK